A stretch of DNA from Anthonomus grandis grandis chromosome 22, icAntGran1.3, whole genome shotgun sequence:
TACGAAAAAACTTCTTCACAATAAGCTATTTTACAGTATTATTCAGTGAAACcaagtgatttaaaatttttaaataaaaaataataaattacatatcttggaaactacaggtcacaaaaaattgaaactctACAGTTTTGCATAAATCGATATGCTCTTTAAAATTAAGCAGTAAAAGCCCCACTGTAGATTGATTTCTACATAAATCGTTCAAAATGATCAAAACGATTTTCAAGTACAACAATACTACAAAAATGCTACATTTTAAAGAtttgtttaaaaacttttcgAGTACaacagattttataatttatattaaacaaaaaaacattattttaattatcttgaaAACGGTTAAtaacataaacttaaaatttcgcaactatgtataatttgatacgctcttaaataaaatatacgctcttaattaaaaaattagggttactatttttaaaaatcgtcgATTATGTCATATCTTATGTTCGGGACACactttataactttaaaaatactaatagaCGGGTTTAactactgaatttattccatGTTACAGACTCACACTGTATATAAAGCCTGGATGCGGTTTGACACCTGTATTCACAATCCAGAACATGCCACAATTGACAACCATGTTCCGGGACTATTCCGGATGTTTAGATATTTCATATTATTCATAGAATAATTTGTAGGATGGTCAGTAAAGGCCAggcatgtaaaaaaaattattgccatGATAGTTCAAAAATTCTAAGGTAGGTAGTTCTAAGGTAATTCCTAAAACCCATTATGAAACTCAGATTTAAGGCAAATTAATTCAGATCAGGAATTTTCGTTAAAATCAGAATTTACTACTTGTATTCCTATGAGGGATATTCAAAAACCTTTTGATGAATTTAAGGGAAACGTAGAGGGATATTCCGAAGTTTCTAAAAaggaatttagattttttaggtGAATAGTGTATGGAAATTTTATGTATATACGGAATTGattttatgtatataatatttttaacgaccttttttggaaaaaatctcACATCACAGAAAAGTTGTATtcttaattgtttaatttaataacagaaTTACACCTTAGAAAAtatcttataatttattataaatgccacgaaacctaatttttttaattttattcatctGTCAAGGCTTATCAAATAAGCATCGATGGGGAGTTACTTATAAGAAAGTTTGAACTGTATGGTGTAATTGGTGTACTGTGTGAACTGTATGTAAGGAAAAGCTTTGAAgaggttttatttttatgtggcTAACATGAAACAAACTGTAAAAGTAAAGAGCAATGGATGCATATATGTCTacattacataataataatagcatAAAAGCACATTCATAACTTTTATCAATGATCTTTTCTGCATGGCAGATAGTCAAACAGAAAATATTAGACAGTTTTCGAAACCATTAAAAAGTATCAAGCATGTACGACATTTGAAGTGTCATTTATCGCATTTCGCTACCGACACCCTCCGCTATCTTACGGACGATAGGCGTAGCCATAAACATAGCAAAACACATGCGCATTAATGTTGTTCAAATTATTgtcaagtaataataattaataatgctaAAAGGAGACTATATAAGTTTATTTAGTCTCCTtttgttaaaagtaaaaagataTATGTTATGTTTATGTTAAGCGTCAAAACATATGCATCTTCGAAAACTGTCTATTACATGTTGGACGACATAAATTTAACAGTAGGGGGATGGGGTAGACTTTAAAGAGGTTGTAAGCAAAGACACTTTATTGAGAAAGGCAAATAGTTGAttcacagaaaaaaaatcttcctgAACAAAGAAAAGAAGTATAGAAACCCACTAGCTTGTTCGTTCTTAATGAAGCAGTAAATATGGTGAAAAACACCAAGTTTCTAGGTCACAACAATGAATGTCTCGATTGGTCGGATCATACatcaaatccttaaaaaaaactaaactaaactaaacATGAGCAcccaaaaaaataatgtattttgcaaattttcaattcaCTCGTTTTGAGAGAGGCAGTCATGGATGCCATAGATAAGATGTTTTAAGAAATTCAGTATAGGGAAAGTTGTAGAGGAGTATTTCGTACTGAGGgcattttaaatgtatatgcaCTTTATAAGATgaaataattgattttcttgTTCACAGAGAAGATTTTGAATTACGAATGTTCCATACCTATAATAGAAGAACATTAAATGTTAATTACCCAATACACCCGTCCGTCCAGCTATGCGAAAAAAGAGTCCGTGTTACATATGTCTTCGTTTATCCAATAATTTACAATCAATctcagacaaaaaaaaactccttAAAACCAAGGTGAAACAGCCTTTAATTAAATGAGAACCATATtgtttaaattactattttgaCATGGAGTTGTAAAGATAAAcaacttttgtatttatttgtcTAATTTTAACGCTTTTTCATGTGTGTTATAATTGcatcttataataataatagtaaaggTCTTTTATTTGATACATAAACATTTTTGATTGATGAATTTTAAGACGAGATTCAGCGCAATAAGGTAGCATCTCGCTGATTACACCAAACAGGTCTAGATTTTACCCCTGCGTATCACTACATTCAACTACCTGCATATAAAACCATATCTACATAAAAATTCATTAGAACCAGAAAACAACTTACTTTTTCAGCTATTGacttgataataattttttgtatagacACACTTTAAATGAAggcttaaaattataaatttaactatttggtgaaaaaaaagaACCATATATTTCAGTGTTTTGTTGGGGAGGCATTAGAGTTGTCCTATTATGGGTGTAATATTATGAATATATCTATACGGTAtctaattttattgtataaataatGCGGACATTTAGAttgaattagaaaaataatgaaGGGGCATAATAGTCTTGAGTTTTACATGGTTAGCCAGTCTGCGTCCTTGAGTTTGTGCCTTATAGGGTTGCGTTTTCGTATACCATATATTAGCCTAAATCCACATGGGTACGTAATAACGGATACGTGAGGCTGTCAAGCCTATCCGTGACTTTTATCCCATCCACTAGAGACAAGCGTATCCGTAAAATGACGTTATATTTTTACTCGAGCTTTTGGTGTTTACAGTTTTGACCTCCCACAATTGCTTCAACCTATTTTTATGCATGATTGTAAAGAGGTTCTCGGATCCCATAGAGgccactaaatttaaaaatattgtcctCATTGGCGAAAGCTCGAAGGTAAAACCCTGGTTCTCCTCCATATATACTAAGAAACCTTGGTGTTCCAAAACATTTTGGCACTGAATATTCAATagtcacatttaaaataaatgacccGGGGTCGAACCCAAACTCGACATCCTAAAAAGAATAGTACAGAATGACaactggtaaaaaaaaaaatttggtaaaaattaaaaaataacaaatagtACAAGGTATCAAAAATACGGAATGAAGTACGTGAAACCTTTCGGGTCTCTTATTGGCTGATAGCAATTACGTGGTCCCAACGGATCCGTAAATACGTATCAATGTGGATTCAGGCTTAGTCTAAGGCATGCATTTTTGTATTCTATTGACCTCAGTATTGGGCCATAGACCGCATCATAGTGATTTAAATAAGAACAAACCAGCAAACcacacatcaatatttttgttttctaattaAGACCATATCTAtgttgatatatatttttaagattcataaaacgttttaaaaactaaaaaattttctcGATTGCAAAAACCATAAATATACATTTCTTACTTTTAACTTATAAGCAATGGTTTTTAGAAAACTTATATACATCAGCAACATCAAAATTAATAGCGGCACTTGAGAACTTTCAGAcagtttaaatgaaaaatatatttgtgtATCATCATAGTGTTGTTTAGATGATAAGAATATCATTGGAAGGTTTGATACATATAATGAAAACAAAAGAGGCTCAAGTATTGAATCTTAAGGCATGCCTGagctaatttttaataaacttgaacTTTTTCCATTGTAGGATTCAGTCTGATATCTATCCTTCAGATAATTCTCGACCaacgacattatttttattaaaagatcaaGACTTAAAGCATCAAAGGCTTTACTGTGATCAAGAATTACCAATAaagtaaacttatttatttgaatCTACACTTGATAAAATATCAACACTTACACAAGCCAGTACTGTACAAGTTATGTCCTGCTTTGGACTCCGACTGTGTagctggtaaaatattttttttctaaatatagcCAGACATAGTCTAATCGTATTAATGTTCATTTCATCCAAACCAGTAGTCGTTGATTTAATATTACCTATAGTTCTCAAAATTTCGTCCTATGATACTTCTGAAAACCTAAAACTGTTCTGTAAtgagggttttttaaaattctcataagtgttgaatatttttattcggCCTAATTTCTGacattgaattaataaaaaaaaataatttattgagtCTACATTCTTAAGATTGTCTGAAATTctggtttctttttattatttaaattaaatagtttaaaggGATGACCAAATATCCCTTGTACttagttataaatttaaatattctttgtttCATTCTAAATTGACTTAATTCCTTTTAATTGTTCCAATactcaattttttgaattatgccAGTAATTTATCCTCACCCTTCATCATCTCGTAAAGTGTCGGTTAACCATGCAAAATATGATTTTGTGATACGATATTCTTTAATTGGCGCTTAAATGTTAAGTAAGGCAATAATGTTTTCcgttataaaagaaaatttttttgtccATGTCTGTAATTTGATATATATTATTCAAAGGTATATAGCGTAGATCTGAATTAGTgtacattcatttttttttaaagcagcgTATTGTCTTAATAGTGAGAATTAAAATGAGTAGATAGATAAATGAGATAAAATCACTTATGTCGCCACACGGGTGGTGACATAATGTGTTACAATATATACGTATACagagaaataaagaatttttaaatttgaattgatATAAATGTTGCTTTCTTAGAAACGTAATCTGCATCTCAAATTGAAAGACTTATTGTCAAAACTTACCACATTTGATAAGCAATCTTCCTTATTCGTTGCATGTCATAGAAAGCAACATCCCTacctatatcattttttaactaaaattacttATAGCATATAAACTTGCTTTAACTGCTTCCTAATCAAATCCACTATCAATTCGGCACCTTATCGTTCGATTAGATTTCTTTGAATAAAACCTAGCTGCACCAAacagagtaaaagaaaaaacgcACTGAAGaaggctttatttatttttataaaaaatgcacaatttcaaaagcaaaatgagctgaaaatgaaaattaacaCACATTTAATAATGGTTCAAAGCCATACACTGTATAAAATAAGAATTGAttctttttatgaaattgaaCATAAAAAAACCATCCAgggaaaatattatatacaaaaatgcgTGTGGctcaataaaagaaaatatgactgcttttattaaaaaaaaaaacaatatttttctttcatatGCAAAAGACTTGTGCCGGACCGATccaaaaatttagtaaaatattttacaattttattttttttttacatttggtttatttacacagaaaaaaaaacaaaagaaattcagtcttttttcctaaatttttgcAAGGGTTTAATTCGGtttttctattaatataaaatctctcttaaataacttaaaaattggtTCTGTACacctagtatttttttttgtcaaatgtGTGATTTTTATGTTAAAGATGTCAAAATATTATAGGTATAAGATTATGTTTGAATTTTGACAAATTCACATTCATTTAGTGCATCCTAACTCTTTGCAAAACGTCATAATACTAACTTTTACTAAAGATATGAGCCAAATAATGTACGTGAATAGTCTCTATACAAGATGGTTCTCCAGGGACTTGTGAAAATTTCTATGGATAGTGTCAAAACTAAAACCAGGAAAACATTGAAAATTGGGCCATGCGCTGCAAAAGTATTCTTACTTCattaaatagatattaaaattcggtaaaatcatcaaaatattttcctagCCATAGTTTCAATCATTCATATTCGATCGATGGATTAAGCTTCTGGAGGACCACTCTATATATCAGCCAAAAGTTTAGATTTAAattacatacatacattttgAGTATGTAACTTGCAagactttttaacatttcccgctatgtatttgttttaacttaaaCTCGTTGAATTAAATTTGTGAAAAAGATAGCTCACATAACTACGGTTTCTTTAGCTCTAAGAAAACTACAAGAGCTGCATTTTCATAGAATATCCTAcagttttttccatttttttttataagaaaaacttaattacCTAATAACAAGCAAAAGTAATTTGTATAATTGGGTATAGACAATCACATGCTATCTCATTCCTTGttgcataaaaattaacatctttaactatatcagaaattaaaactaaatgtttattaaagGCAATAAATAGAGGTTATAAGgatttatatgaaattattaacgatttttctcaaaaataaatatcacaaaaaaGGTGTATCATCAACGACCGCATATTTTGCAATCTGCTCAAAATGAAGTCAAATAATTCGAGGCTTGTGTTTTATACTTTATGAAAGtaagattaaataattttatattttaactctCTTATtctacatataaatatttatttttaaaaattatctaatagtactaaaatttgcatttataggccagatttttaagttaaatctGAGACCTTTTTTAGGgttaattatatgttttataataaaaagaaacttgaATCAACGACTCAAGTTCGCTTATTTGTCGTAGTTGTAGTCGTTCATCAAACACCTCACCTTTAAAACCCTGTTATGCCGTCGCACCTAAGTTGTGAATATACGTAGTACTTTATTTACAGTACCGTTGCAAATCGGACATCTCTTGATGCTCTTCAGCGTTTTTTTAGCACAAGGATAACAGCAACAGCAATGGGCAATGTTagtatgtaaaaatatactattCTTAGGAGCATTATTGCAAAATATGCATAATTCGGGATCTGACTTATCAGATCCAAAACCGCTCGATCTATTCTGCATAACAGGAAGGTTATTTTCCGAGAAAAAACCGCTGCTTGAACTGTTGCTCCCGACAGACGAGAAACTATTCAAAACTGAGCTGCTAGCTTCTGAGCCCAGGTCAGACGTATGTTGTTCTGAGCCCTGACTTTCCgaagcttttaattttttaggtgttTCGTGTTCCGAAAGACTGCTTTCAGAGCTCGTGCGATTTCGTTTTAAACTAGGCACCGTTTTTTGGGGTAAAGCGTTTTCTGAATTTACACAGCGTGTTGGGGAATTAGGTGACTTTTCCGATGTTCTGGAtatcttttcaatattttctggtTGCTTAGGGTCTAGAGGATTTGTAGAGGAATCATCAGTTTTTGACgtacctataaaaaaaaacaggctaTACCTGACACTAAGTAGAAATATGCCAGCTTATGCAAATTTTTAAGCTACACACTTTTAAGTCTATTACACattaacttttatattaaaatgatagTCAAGGATCAGCTTCATATTTGCTTTATTAATGCTATTTTGTTACTAAGGAAGTTCCAGTAGATTTACAGTACACTATAAAAAGAACccttatacaaggtgtcccagaAAATGCGGAAAATCTgtcggattcaggtagaaaataaaaaaataatatggaactcctataaaaaaaatgtattttaggcCCTCCTTACAAAGATACGGCCCCTTAAAGACACCGCTGGAAAtcggtttttcttgaataacttttgaagtacttggtataatttaataaaaatttcacgTGATCTCAACACTTAGGTGTAcattataatgcttaaattcttagcaccctgtataataaagacttaatagaaataattaatatggaTAGCTTGAACTTTAAACTAAAGAAATGGCACTCTTCTTCATTTTCGATAAAATGAACATAATTAAgaaatcactgttttattttaattaaaaagaaccataaTATATGTATGTTCTTTTTTTCAACGATGCGACAGTTATTCAAACAGAGAAGttccattttaagttgtttaatctgaaaaagtacatgtttttaaaaatgcagtgtGGTTCTTAGAAAGATATCTTAacacaattgtttaaaaaatgtaaacctatgtttttcttaaaacgaAAAAACAACCTgagaatgtaataaataaagaagctaataattcaaaacaattaattaaaaacttcataagtaggttcAACTTGGGTTCCGTGCCGTCTGATACACTCGCGAGTACGACGAATCGTGGACTGCTGTTGTCGCCACAACAACCTTGGATTGTCCTTTTCACATCACAATGAAGATTCTCTGTAAAAGTTTCTCCCGAGTATCGACAGAGccaaggttttgaggtgaccccatagataaaaatccgATGGCGTTAGATCGGCAGATCGAGGAGGCCAGGCAATCCTCTTCCCAGCGGGTTGAAAAACGTTATTCAGGTGGTTTCTTGCAGCAACGCTGAAATGAGGtggggctccatcatgcataaaataaatgtttcggCGGATCGCAAATGGCAAATGCTCTATTAAATCCAGAAGATTGTTCCGAAGGTGctccaaataaagttctccaTTCAATCGTGCCGGTAATACGAATgacccaatcaaaaaattgccaatgatACCTGCCCAGATATTAATTGATTGGAACTCATGTTGATGCTGAGAACcccatacatgcgagttatgtaaATTCACAGTACCATTTTTGATAAACTCTGCTTCATCGGTAAAAAGAATAATGCGAATGAAGTTTGGATTAGTTCGCTGCTGATCGAATAGCCAGTACGCAAACTGTATTCTATGAGGAAAATCTTCAGGAGttagttcatgcactttttATAGATGATATGGATATAACAGCTGTTCTTGAAGtactttataaattattgtttttggtgtATTAAGCTGAGTGGCTAATTTTCGAGTGCTCGTTGTAGTATCAAGTAACAGTTCAAGTATCAGCTACAGCATCCAAAATATTTCCCTCCAATTGTGCCAtccaattgtatttttaaaaacatgtacttttccagattaaacaataatacataacaaaacaaaacaataagaaaatagatttttttaattaaaataaaacaatgattccttaattttttttctctccaAAACGGttaattttatcgataatgaacaagagtgttttttctttagtttaaggttcaatccatccatatttattatttcagagtcTTTATCATACTGGGGTGTTAAAAATTGAAGTATTATAATGTACAAATTTGTCCGCCCCTGGCAAAATAAACAAGCTACATGTATTTTAAAGACTTTGTTTTAAGACGTCCTTAATAGTGTTAatcaagtatattttttattaaattataagtaCTTCAtaagttattcaagaaaaaccgaTTTCCAGCGGCGTCTTTAAGGGACGGTATCTTTGTAGGGAGGAactataggaaattttttttaggaaattttccACACATTTTCCGGGACAGCCTGTATATTACTACACGCGTGctacattttttcttttaaaatcgtGGAACTTCTAGTTTCACCTTATGATTTGAGATATTGTTGTTAAGTATGGCATTTCCTCTTGTACTGTTTTGGACGTATATTGTGAATGTGAAGAACCAAGATTAATATTTAACCACTGTTCTTTACATACTTACATTAAATGCCAATTTAGTAAATGGACTTACCTGTACTTTGTAAGTGTTCCGGAACGACGATCTGATCCAATCCAAAAGATGGGCATTCCTGGCTCGAACCTAAACCAGAATCCTGACTTAGACCGCTCAAGCAACTTCTTAATGTATCCAGTTTAACTCGGGGCGGTGTAGCTTCCTTCTTTTTCGGTCGGTTTTTCCGCCTTTTCGGTCGCGGGGGAAAGTATTTTTTGCGTTCctgtaaacaaaaaattaattttaaaatttacaatctGAACTACTTCTTAAGTTTAATTCTTTTAACTAAGGAGATATTAACTTACCTGAAAACATTTTTCGCAATAACGATACATAGGATTAATATTCTCTCCCTTACATTGAACACACGTCGAAAAATCGGTCCGTTTAAACGATGACTCTTCCGTACTGGAATCAGAATCTTCCACGTCGGTAATCCAACCTTCAAAAGAGTTCTGACAGATAACGGCCGCTGCGGCTGCAAGCATCATCTggaaagtaataataaaatttaggttAACTACCAAAACACactaatgtaattatttttttattatcaaatagGTGTTACCTACAAAAATGCGTACTAACCTCTGAATCCGTTGTGGAGCCTTCAAACAAATTACCATCATCTTCTGACAAACTAGCCACTTCATACTCAAACTGTACATCATACTCACTGCCCTTTTCATCAGAATCTGTGTTTAGATCTGAGCTGTCCTGcacaaaatctaaaattttttaaatttaaactctGCTATTCTGAAGCCAACTAAGGTCTCTGTGATAGGTTTTCCTTGAGACCTACCAGTTTCTCTCTCTTGAAAGCTGCATATGCTTTCAGTTCCATCATCTGAGGCTTTTGAACTCTCGCTCTCCAAGCGATAGTAATTTTGGCGTGGTCTCTTAATATCCTTAATATCCAAAGTGAAATCATCATATGGGCGTTTTCGCCATGGGGATCCTGTAATAGTGTTAGGTTAAtaaagttaacaaaattaaataataaactacaTTATTACAAGGGCCAGAACAAAAACTGatgttattgttattattatcaatgcttaagcaattgtttttaaatatccttgatactttcttaatatttttgcttttttaattctattctgatgattttaaactattCTGGTTCCCTTTTCAGCCCTTACTGTTTTCATAAAGAGTGtaatttaaacttttcattttaaCTATCTAACATATTGTCACCAAGGGatttgtatatacaattttataaacaatagatgagtaagatttttttacttaatttgtgATGTCATATATTTGCTAAATATAAACATCCTAGTTTTGTAGGATATTTGTTTTGTGGGTAGtggtattcaaaatttttgtaaatgttgTACAATACTGTATAAGGAAGAACGGAATctaataaagtaatttgtatATACTCCTGATAAAGAAAATACATTATTCTATACTTTATTAATTCAATGAgcctatatttaattaaaaaaaaaaacttaccatgATTCTCCAAAGAAGTCGACAT
This window harbors:
- the LOC126748802 gene encoding uncharacterized protein LOC126748802 isoform X2, with translation MSTSLENHGSPWRKRPYDDFTLDIKDIKRPRQNYYRLESESSKASDDGTESICSFQERETDFVQDSSDLNTDSDEKGSEYDVQFEYEVASLSEDDGNLFEGSTTDSEMMLAAAAAVICQNSFEGWITDVEDSDSSTEESSFKRTDFSTCVQCKGENINPMYRYCEKCFQERKKYFPPRPKRRKNRPKKKEATPPRVKLDTLRSCLSGLSQDSGLGSSQECPSFGLDQIVVPEHLQSTGTSKTDDSSTNPLDPKQPENIEKISRTSEKSPNSPTRCVNSENALPQKTVPSLKRNRTSSESSLSEHETPKKLKASESQGSEQHTSDLGSEASSSVLNSFSSVGSNSSSSGFFSENNLPVMQNRSSGFGSDKSDPELCIFCNNAPKNSIFLHTNIAHCCCCYPCAKKTLKSIKRCPICNGTVNKVLRIFTT
- the LOC126748802 gene encoding uncharacterized protein LOC126748802 isoform X1, whose product is MINMIKLSKTEPENDTLADLLTMSTSLENHGSPWRKRPYDDFTLDIKDIKRPRQNYYRLESESSKASDDGTESICSFQERETDFVQDSSDLNTDSDEKGSEYDVQFEYEVASLSEDDGNLFEGSTTDSEMMLAAAAAVICQNSFEGWITDVEDSDSSTEESSFKRTDFSTCVQCKGENINPMYRYCEKCFQERKKYFPPRPKRRKNRPKKKEATPPRVKLDTLRSCLSGLSQDSGLGSSQECPSFGLDQIVVPEHLQSTGTSKTDDSSTNPLDPKQPENIEKISRTSEKSPNSPTRCVNSENALPQKTVPSLKRNRTSSESSLSEHETPKKLKASESQGSEQHTSDLGSEASSSVLNSFSSVGSNSSSSGFFSENNLPVMQNRSSGFGSDKSDPELCIFCNNAPKNSIFLHTNIAHCCCCYPCAKKTLKSIKRCPICNGTVNKVLRIFTT